Proteins co-encoded in one Gossypium arboreum isolate Shixiya-1 chromosome 11, ASM2569848v2, whole genome shotgun sequence genomic window:
- the LOC128283727 gene encoding uncharacterized protein LOC128283727, with protein sequence MDSEGKRGHDESFASLRPVSVQELKDSTILPTSGNYNSELGIEALTRVVREVLEKVFEARTEERLQARCVDCGKKRDCNPPRLEPRSVNHVRTQLSGNSSFTVGAGSCASAPFCEHCKKCHPSN encoded by the coding sequence ATGGATTCTGAAGGTAAGCGGGGTCACGATGAGTCGTTTGCTTCTCTGAGGCCTGTGTCTGTTCAGGAGTTGAAAGACAGTACAATTCTGCCAACTTCAGGTAACtataactcggagcttggtatcGAGGCATTGACTCGGGTAGTGAGGGAAGTGCTAGAAAAAGTGTTTGAGGCTAGGACTGAGGAAAGGCTTCAAGCTAGGTGCGTGGATTGTGGGAAGAAAAGAGATTGCAATCCTCCGAGGTtggagcctcgttctgtgaatcATGTTAGAACGCAATTAAGTGGCAATAGTAGTTTTACGGTGGGTGCTGGTAGTTGTGCGAGTGCTCCGTTTTGTGAGCACTGTAAGAAGTGTCATCCGAGCAATTGA